A section of the Trachemys scripta elegans isolate TJP31775 chromosome 10, CAS_Tse_1.0, whole genome shotgun sequence genome encodes:
- the LOC117883902 gene encoding zona pellucida sperm-binding protein 3-like, whose product MGYGSGLGFALLCWVVSGVTCYNPWDFSRRDLAIWRPSPRAEPPRRNAHVPSFAQPYPWARVDASQLRAVSLLQPVTVQCEEAQLMITVHRDLFGTGRLIKAADLSLGPAACQYMSLNAAENTVTFEAGLHECGSTLQMTPDSLVYSTSLNYNPTPASNPVILRTNPAVIPIECHYPRKDNVSSKAIKPTWVPFHSTLSAEERLGFSLHLMNDDWSAERPSNGFQLGEVMHIQADVSTGNHVALRLFVDSCVATLTPDRDSSPRYAVIDFNGCLVDG is encoded by the exons ATGGGGTACGGAAGTGGCCTGGGctttgctctcctgtgctgggtgGTCAGTGGGGTGACCTGTTACAATCCCTGGGATTTCTCTAGGAGAGACTTGGCCATCTGGAGACCAtcccccagggctgagccccCTCGCAGAAATGCCCATGTGCCCTCTTTTGCCCAGCCCTACCCCTGGGCTCGAGTTGATGCTTCCCAGCTCAGGGCTgtgtccctgctgcagcctgtcaCGGTGCAGTGTGAGGAGGCTCAGCTGATGATCACTGTGCACAGGGATCTGTTTGGGACGGGGCGACTGATCAAAGCTGCTGACCTGAGCCTTGGCCCGGCCGCCTGCCAGTACATGTCCCTTAATGCTGCAGAGAACACAGTGACTTTTGAAGCTGGGCTCCATGAATGTGGCAGCACCTTGCAG ATGACCCCAGACTCCCTAGTTTACAGCACAAGCCTGAACTATaaccccacccctgccagcaACCCAGTGATCCTAAGAACCAATCCGGCTGTGATTCCCATTGAGTGTCACTACCCCAG GAAGGACAATGTGAGCAGCAAAGCCATCAAGCCAACATGGGTTCCCTTCCACTCCACCCTGTCTGCTGAGGAGAGGCTGGGTTTCTCCCTGCACCTGATGAATG ATGACTGGAGTGCTGAGAGACCCTCCAATGGATTCCAGCTGGGGGAGGTCATGCATATCCAAGCTGATGTCAGCACTGGGAACCATGTGGCTCTGAGGCTCTTTGTGGACAGCTGTGTGGCCACCCTGACCCCAGACAGGGACTCCTCTCCCCGCTAtgctgtcattgacttcaatgg ATGCCTGGTGGATGGG
- the LOC117884463 gene encoding zona pellucida sperm-binding protein 3-like, translating to MGYRSSLGFALLCWVVSGVTGYNPWDFSRRDSAIWRPTPRAEPPHRNAHVPSLAQPYPWARADASQSRAVSPLQPVMLQCEAAQLVITVHRDLFGTGRLIKAADLSLGPAACQYTSLNAVENTVIFVAGLHECGSTLQMTPDSLIYSTSLNYNPTPASNPVILRTNPAVIPIECHYPRKDNVSSKAIKPTWVPFSSTLSAEERLGFSLHLMNDDWSAERPSNGFQLGEVMHIQADVSTGNHVALRLFVDSCVATLTPDRDSSPRYDVIDFNGCLVDGRLDDTTSAFISPRPRQDTLQFMVDVFRFAGDARNLIYITCHLKVTAAEQAPDPLNKACSFNKAGNIWSPVEGTRDICRCCETGNCGLLGRQSRRAKPLNRWPGEHFQRHVVSRHGILSRREAEADVVVGPLFIMDAYKGSKDIVADPVEVRKAASHRRWHQRVSISSL from the exons ATGGGATATAGAAGCAGCCTGGGctttgctctcctgtgctgggtaGTCAGTGGGGTGACTGGTTACAATCCCTGGGATTTCTCTAGGAGAGACTCGGCCATCTGGAGACCCACCCCCAGGGCTGAGCCCCCTCACAGAAATGCCCATGTGCCCTCTCTTGCCCAGCCCTACCCCTGGGCTCGGGCTGATGCTTCCCAGTCCAGGGCTGTGTCCCCACTGCAGCCTGTCATGCTGCAGTGTGAGGCGGCTCAGCTGGTGATCACTGTGCACAGGGATCTGTTTGGGACGGGGCGACTGATCAAAGCTGCTGACCTGAGCCTTGGCCCAGCTGCCTGCCAGTACACGTCCCTTAATGCTGTGGAGAACACGGTGATCTTTGTAGCTGGGCTCCATGAATGTGGCAGCACCTTGCAG ATGACCCCAGATTCCCTGATTTACAGCACAAGCCTGAACTATAACCCCACCCCTGCAAGCAACCCAGTGATCCTGAGAACCAATCCAGCTGTGATTCCCATTGAGTGTCactatcccag GAAGGACAACGTGAGCAGCAAAGCCATCAAGCCAACGTGGGTTCCTTTCAGCTCTACCCTGTCTGCTGAGGAGAGGCTGGGTTTCTCCCTGCACCTGATGAATG ATGACTGGAGTGCTGAGAGACCCTCCAATGGATTCCAGCTGGGGGAGGTCATGCATATCCAAGCTGATGTCAGCACTGGGAACCATGTGGCTCTGAGGCTCTTTGTGGACAGCTGTGTGGCCACCCTGACCCCAGACAGGGACTCCTCTCCCCGCTAtgatgtcattgacttcaatgg ATGCCTGGTGGATGGGAGGTTAGATGACACCACCTCAGCCTTCATATCCCCCAGGCCCAggcaggacacactgcagttcaTGGTGGATGTGTTCAGGTTTGCAGGAGATGCCAGGAACTTG ATCTACATCACCTGCCATCTGAAAGTCACTGCAGCTGAGCAAGCCCCAGATCCCTTGAACAAGGCTTGTTCCTTCAACAAAGCAGGCAACAT CTGGTCTCCAGTGGAAGGCACCAGAGACATCTGCAGGTGCTGTGAGACTGGGAACTGTGGGTTGCTTGGAAGACAGTCCAGGAGAGCAAAGCCTTTGAATAGATGGCCAGGAGAGCACTTCCAAAGACATGTGGTTTCCAGACACG GTATTCTTTCCAGGAGGGAAGCAGAAGCTGATGTTGTAGTAGGACCCCTATTCATCATGGATGCCTATAAAGGATCCAAGGATATCGTAGCAGATCCAGTGGAAgtgaggaaggcagcctcccACAGGAGATGGCATCAGAGGGTATCTATTTCTAGCTTATAG